One Fuerstiella marisgermanici DNA window includes the following coding sequences:
- a CDS encoding sialidase family protein, with translation MKTSLTHIILLSIVCASASADELQLHADVKPLASKLMGPFVHTSDGGILAVDSNATFVSHDGGKTWSEPRPLFAPDRKITVSNERAVLRTKDGSIIAAFMNLDERNWTWKDELHDAPDAKLPTYVMRSTDDGKTWQHIQKLHDPWSGCVRDMIQTSDGRIIFTAMKMLHNPGRHSVLTYSSSDDGVTWEASNLIDLGGRGHHGGVTEPTLTELKDGRVWMLIRTNWNEFWSAYSNNGGRHWQILQPSGIPASSAPGIMTRLKSGRLMLLWNRPYPEGKNEWKLSGGGGIWSETAVSNYREELSLAFSEDDGKSWSTPVVIASQKGTWLSYPYVFEIEPGRIWLTTMQGNVRAEFSEADFVD, from the coding sequence ATGAAGACCTCACTTACCCACATAATCCTGTTGTCGATCGTTTGCGCATCGGCCAGCGCTGACGAGCTGCAGCTTCACGCTGATGTGAAACCGCTGGCGTCAAAGCTGATGGGCCCGTTCGTTCATACCAGCGACGGCGGAATTCTGGCGGTCGATTCCAACGCGACATTTGTCAGCCATGACGGCGGCAAAACATGGTCCGAACCTCGACCGTTGTTCGCGCCGGATCGGAAGATCACGGTCAGCAACGAACGTGCGGTGTTGCGTACCAAAGACGGCAGCATCATCGCGGCGTTCATGAATCTGGACGAACGCAACTGGACATGGAAAGACGAGCTGCATGACGCGCCCGATGCGAAATTGCCGACCTACGTGATGCGCAGCACAGACGACGGCAAGACATGGCAGCACATTCAGAAGCTGCATGATCCGTGGAGTGGCTGCGTTCGCGACATGATTCAAACAAGCGACGGACGTATTATTTTCACGGCGATGAAGATGCTGCACAATCCGGGCCGCCATTCTGTACTCACGTATTCTTCCAGCGACGACGGCGTTACCTGGGAGGCCAGCAATCTGATCGATCTGGGCGGACGCGGGCACCACGGCGGCGTTACTGAGCCGACTTTGACGGAGCTGAAGGACGGACGAGTCTGGATGCTGATCCGCACCAACTGGAACGAATTCTGGTCGGCCTATTCCAATAACGGCGGACGGCATTGGCAGATTCTTCAACCGTCCGGCATCCCCGCCAGCAGTGCGCCAGGAATTATGACTCGCCTAAAAAGCGGGCGGCTGATGCTGTTGTGGAATCGGCCTTACCCAGAAGGCAAGAATGAATGGAAACTAAGCGGCGGTGGCGGCATCTGGTCGGAAACGGCCGTCAGTAACTATCGTGAAGAACTGTCGCTGGCATTTTCGGAGGACGATGGCAAGTCATGGAGCACACCGGTTGTGATTGCCAGCCAGAAAGGCACGTGGCTTTCTTATCCGTACGTGTTCGAAATCGAACCGGGGCGCATCTGGCTGACGACGATGCAGGGCAACGTGCGAGCCGAGTTTTCTGAAGCCGATTTTGTGGACTGA
- a CDS encoding endonuclease/exonuclease/phosphatase family protein yields the protein MQWTWNTLLTLLIAIAVPQGALSDEPKALSIATYNICWGNVNLPLMLETIRQADADVVCLQETTARSEVLLRQQLKDVYPNIRFSGHNGPYAAERFGVLSKLRLAKYRFHWPPRRFFGFVTFSVSHNSQAVNIVNVHLAPFTLQRPRSIGQLMQQLSNTELQHKEEIEAVIQFVDTKTPTILAGDFNSMTGFAAPRRLQDAGFTDSFAAVTESPAKHPTWFWPLRTGTAQLRIDYIFHSPHFQTVSSHIDPANASDHRLLLSKVKLVSDHSTP from the coding sequence ATGCAATGGACCTGGAATACTTTGCTCACATTGCTGATCGCCATTGCTGTTCCACAGGGGGCGCTATCTGACGAACCCAAAGCCCTGTCGATCGCCACGTACAACATCTGTTGGGGCAATGTCAATCTGCCGCTTATGTTGGAGACGATCCGGCAGGCGGACGCGGATGTGGTGTGTCTACAGGAAACGACTGCGCGATCGGAAGTCTTATTACGGCAGCAGTTGAAAGATGTGTACCCAAACATCCGCTTCAGTGGACACAACGGGCCGTATGCCGCCGAACGGTTCGGAGTGCTTTCGAAACTCCGCCTTGCAAAGTATCGATTTCACTGGCCGCCTCGCAGGTTTTTCGGTTTTGTGACTTTCTCGGTGTCTCACAATTCGCAGGCCGTCAACATCGTCAACGTTCACTTGGCTCCATTCACGCTGCAACGGCCGCGTTCTATTGGGCAGTTGATGCAGCAGCTCAGCAACACTGAATTACAACACAAGGAAGAAATTGAAGCCGTCATACAGTTCGTCGATACAAAGACGCCCACAATATTGGCCGGTGACTTCAACAGCATGACCGGATTCGCAGCACCGCGACGACTGCAGGACGCAGGGTTCACGGATAGTTTTGCTGCCGTCACAGAAAGCCCCGCTAAACATCCGACATGGTTCTGGCCTTTGCGAACAGGAACGGCACAACTACGAATTGACTACATTTTCCACTCGCCACATTTCCAAACGGTCAGTTCGCATATCGATCCTGCAAATGCGTCAGACCACCGCCTGCTGCTGTCGAAAGTAAAGCTCGTGTCAGACCATTCGACGCCATAG
- a CDS encoding M20 metallopeptidase family protein — MKSILLIIATVFVAFSPSIAPAQSVEDWTEANLDSLVKLYFDLHRNPELSYQEKETSKRIADEWERVGYKVTRNFGGFGVVAILENGPGPTVMLRTDLDALPVTEATGLEYASTVKVTNEDGSKTGVMHACGHDIHMTNLVGVARYLAAYRDRWQGTLMLIGQPAEERVGGAKAMLEDGLFTKFPKPDFGLALHVAHDIPAGKVGYRAGYSLANVDSVDITVKGRGGHGSAPHTTVDPIVQAAELVVALQSIVSREVKPLEPAVITVGSIHGGTKHNIIGDECKLQLTVRSYSADVRTQLLEAIERKAKAVAISHRAPAPDLKFSEGTPSLYNDDELAGRLSSVFVQTVGEANVEQVEPVMGAEDFSLYGKAGVPILMYRLGSVSQRRLDQFKMAGQTPPSLHSAAYYPDFELTLRTGIATMTNAALNLLPRR; from the coding sequence ATGAAGTCCATTCTGCTGATTATCGCAACCGTGTTCGTCGCCTTCAGCCCATCGATTGCCCCTGCTCAGTCTGTCGAAGACTGGACCGAAGCGAATCTGGATTCGCTGGTGAAATTGTATTTCGACCTGCACCGCAATCCGGAGTTGTCCTATCAGGAAAAGGAAACATCGAAACGAATCGCGGACGAATGGGAACGGGTCGGCTACAAAGTCACTCGAAACTTTGGCGGGTTCGGAGTCGTCGCGATTCTGGAAAATGGTCCCGGACCGACGGTGATGCTGCGAACCGACTTGGACGCTCTTCCCGTTACCGAAGCGACCGGCCTTGAGTACGCTTCGACAGTAAAGGTGACCAACGAAGACGGCAGCAAGACCGGTGTGATGCATGCCTGCGGACACGACATCCACATGACAAACCTTGTCGGCGTGGCTCGCTATCTGGCCGCTTATCGAGACCGCTGGCAGGGCACGCTGATGCTGATCGGTCAGCCTGCGGAAGAACGTGTCGGCGGCGCAAAGGCAATGCTGGAAGACGGGCTGTTCACTAAGTTCCCCAAGCCCGACTTCGGACTGGCCTTGCATGTCGCTCATGATATTCCCGCTGGCAAAGTCGGCTATCGAGCGGGCTATTCGCTGGCAAATGTGGACAGCGTCGACATCACCGTCAAGGGTCGGGGAGGGCACGGTTCGGCACCTCATACGACCGTCGACCCAATCGTGCAGGCTGCCGAACTTGTGGTGGCATTGCAGTCGATTGTCAGCCGTGAAGTGAAGCCACTCGAACCCGCCGTGATCACCGTTGGATCAATTCATGGAGGCACCAAACACAACATCATCGGCGACGAATGCAAGCTGCAGTTAACCGTGCGAAGTTATTCGGCCGACGTCCGAACGCAACTGCTGGAAGCAATCGAACGTAAGGCGAAAGCAGTCGCCATCAGCCACCGAGCCCCCGCGCCCGACTTGAAATTTTCAGAGGGCACACCGTCGCTTTACAATGACGATGAGCTTGCGGGACGACTCAGTTCGGTGTTTGTGCAGACCGTGGGAGAAGCGAACGTCGAACAGGTCGAACCAGTCATGGGGGCTGAAGACTTCAGCCTGTACGGCAAGGCGGGCGTACCAATCCTGATGTATCGGCTGGGTAGCGTGAGCCAACGGCGACTGGACCAATTCAAGATGGCAGGCCAGACACCCCCGTCCCTGCATTCAGCCGCGTACTACCCGGACTTCGAACTCACTTTGCGAACCGGCATCGCGACAATGACCAACGCCGCACTAAACCTGCTGCCACGGCGCTAA
- a CDS encoding DUF167 family protein, producing MAEHYQWKGADLVLRLRISPRASRDKVGELMGDRLKVSITAPPVDGKANAHLCALIAKQFGVAKSGVTVVAGETSRDKTIQISEPKKLADAFLVRLPS from the coding sequence ATGGCGGAACACTATCAATGGAAGGGGGCGGACTTAGTGCTTCGCCTGCGAATTTCGCCGCGAGCGTCTCGAGACAAAGTGGGCGAGCTAATGGGCGATCGTCTGAAGGTTTCGATCACGGCTCCACCGGTCGACGGCAAGGCCAATGCCCATTTGTGCGCGTTAATCGCCAAGCAGTTTGGCGTGGCGAAATCCGGTGTGACGGTCGTTGCCGGTGAGACCAGTCGCGACAAGACTATCCAGATTTCCGAACCCAAAAAACTTGCGGATGCGTTTCTCGTCCGCTTACCGTCGTAA
- a CDS encoding cation:proton antiporter has translation MPADANVLLILAVILVVGTVSASFAKMLHLPSVTGQIVAGVLMGPSVFAVLTEQSLDSFEPLVDFALGLMAVAVGSHLNFRRLAVARRRLTLLLLFEATITPLFVFSLLMLFTDITSTAALLLATVAISTAPATVLAIVKETASKGAFVTTLVAAVALNNLACIILFELARTAALASQRAAVLTPDIAARADMSHPFISVAFSLLLGFTIGVLLILATMRIVRTDRLSVMSLIAILLTTGLTEELGLSVLLACLCMGVTLANLTPDKEEIGHRVFESFETAIFAVFFTVAGMELNFQSLAIGGLLAVIAFCGRLAGKVTAGYLSMRISGATQRFRRWIGLSLTPQAGLAVGLMLLVTDDAAFDEELRSLFLTVVLAMVLLNEIVGPILTRMSLKRSGDFGRDRARVLDFLSEQNITTTLAGPDKESAIRRLVDMTVGLHKLSIDADTLFDAVMDAENTSSTCVGEGLALPHARLDVGDKIIGAMGISREGLALDSPDQRPVHCMVLIITPTTMPERHLEVLQALAASIGRDRSIQQQLYHIDSPAHADELIHLDQQFEDWNYYLDDGE, from the coding sequence ATGCCCGCTGATGCCAATGTTCTGCTGATTCTGGCGGTCATTCTGGTCGTCGGTACCGTGTCAGCCTCATTCGCAAAGATGTTGCACCTGCCGTCGGTCACCGGCCAGATCGTCGCCGGTGTGCTGATGGGGCCATCAGTATTTGCGGTGTTGACGGAGCAGAGTTTGGATTCATTCGAACCGCTGGTCGACTTCGCGTTGGGGCTGATGGCGGTCGCGGTCGGCAGTCATTTGAACTTTCGCCGCCTTGCGGTCGCTCGACGTCGGCTAACGCTGCTGCTGCTGTTCGAAGCGACGATCACGCCTTTGTTTGTCTTCAGCTTGCTGATGCTGTTTACAGACATCACGTCGACGGCTGCATTGCTGCTGGCCACCGTAGCGATCTCAACTGCACCAGCCACCGTGTTGGCTATTGTGAAAGAAACAGCGTCGAAGGGCGCGTTTGTGACAACTCTTGTTGCGGCGGTCGCGCTGAACAACCTGGCGTGCATCATCCTGTTCGAACTCGCGCGAACCGCCGCGCTTGCGTCTCAGAGGGCGGCCGTCTTAACGCCCGACATTGCCGCGCGAGCTGATATGTCGCATCCCTTTATCAGTGTAGCTTTCAGTCTGCTGCTGGGCTTCACGATTGGGGTGCTTCTGATTTTAGCCACCATGCGAATTGTGCGCACGGATCGACTTTCTGTGATGTCGCTGATCGCAATTTTGTTAACGACTGGTCTGACCGAAGAACTGGGGCTGTCGGTGTTGCTGGCGTGTTTGTGCATGGGCGTGACTCTGGCAAACCTCACGCCCGACAAGGAAGAGATCGGGCACCGCGTGTTCGAAAGTTTTGAAACCGCAATCTTTGCCGTCTTCTTCACTGTAGCGGGGATGGAATTGAATTTTCAGTCGCTCGCGATTGGCGGTCTGCTGGCTGTGATTGCGTTTTGTGGACGGCTGGCCGGTAAAGTGACGGCTGGCTACCTTAGCATGAGGATCTCTGGTGCGACTCAGCGATTCCGACGCTGGATTGGACTGTCCCTGACGCCTCAGGCTGGTTTGGCCGTGGGGCTGATGTTGCTGGTGACGGACGACGCCGCCTTCGATGAAGAACTGCGTTCGCTATTCCTGACCGTCGTGTTGGCGATGGTGTTGCTAAACGAAATTGTCGGCCCGATTCTGACACGAATGAGTCTCAAGCGTTCCGGCGACTTCGGTCGGGATCGAGCTCGCGTGCTGGACTTTCTTTCCGAGCAGAACATCACAACAACGCTTGCCGGACCCGACAAGGAATCGGCCATTCGTCGACTTGTCGATATGACGGTCGGCCTTCACAAACTGTCCATCGACGCGGACACACTGTTCGACGCCGTGATGGACGCCGAAAACACTTCCTCAACCTGCGTCGGCGAAGGTCTTGCGTTACCACATGCAAGGCTTGACGTGGGTGACAAAATTATCGGAGCGATGGGAATTAGCCGTGAGGGCCTGGCGTTGGATAGCCCCGATCAACGGCCCGTGCATTGCATGGTTCTAATCATCACGCCGACCACAATGCCGGAACGACACCTCGAAGTGCTGCAGGCGCTGGCTGCATCTATTGGCCGCGATAGATCAATTCAACAACAACTGTATCACATCGATTCGCCCGCCCATGCCGACGAATTGATTCACCTGGATCAGCAGTTCGAAGATTGGAATTACTACTTGGATGACGGCGAGTAG
- a CDS encoding 2-hydroxyacid dehydrogenase: MHNRPKVFVTRNIPSAGLAKIQAATTCEVWPERMPPSPDVLAEKASGCDGVLTLLSDRIDADFFDAVGSQLKVVSNFAVGYNNIDVAEATKRGIVVGNTPDVLTDATADIAVALMLAAGRCLREGLENVVRKEWQTWEPMEFIGQDLSGKTLGIVGMGRIGHATAKRCHFGWGMNVIYTSRSDKPESDSELGASRVTFEQLLADSDFISVHTDLNPETSKMFDSAAFSGMKSNAVFVNTARGGVVDQDALQKALTNGEIFAAGLDVTEPEPLPDDSPLRDLPNCFILPHIGSGTVKSRDAMAEIAADNLLAGLEGKPLRHQVTA; this comes from the coding sequence ATGCATAATCGTCCGAAAGTTTTTGTAACTCGAAATATCCCGTCAGCCGGTCTCGCAAAAATTCAGGCGGCAACGACTTGCGAAGTGTGGCCGGAACGAATGCCGCCCTCACCGGACGTTCTGGCAGAAAAAGCCAGCGGGTGCGACGGCGTATTGACCCTGCTTAGCGATCGCATTGACGCGGATTTCTTTGACGCCGTGGGATCTCAATTGAAGGTCGTCAGCAACTTCGCTGTTGGCTACAACAACATCGACGTTGCCGAAGCAACCAAACGCGGCATCGTCGTCGGCAATACGCCGGATGTCCTGACGGATGCGACCGCAGACATTGCCGTGGCCCTGATGCTGGCTGCCGGCCGCTGTCTTCGTGAAGGGTTGGAAAACGTTGTGCGGAAAGAATGGCAAACGTGGGAGCCCATGGAATTTATCGGGCAGGACTTGAGCGGCAAAACGCTGGGAATTGTCGGCATGGGCCGGATCGGACACGCAACTGCGAAACGCTGCCATTTCGGTTGGGGGATGAACGTGATCTACACGTCGCGGAGTGACAAACCGGAGTCCGACTCCGAGTTGGGGGCAAGTCGAGTGACCTTCGAACAACTTTTGGCGGACAGTGATTTCATTTCCGTGCACACGGATCTGAATCCGGAAACATCAAAGATGTTTGATTCCGCTGCATTCAGTGGCATGAAGTCCAACGCTGTGTTTGTGAACACTGCTCGAGGCGGAGTTGTGGATCAGGATGCTTTGCAGAAAGCGTTGACGAATGGTGAGATCTTCGCGGCCGGTTTGGATGTGACGGAACCGGAACCGCTGCCCGACGACAGTCCGCTGCGTGACCTGCCAAACTGCTTCATCCTGCCCCACATCGGCAGCGGCACGGTTAAGAGTCGCGATGCGATGGCGGAGATCGCTGCCGATAACCTGCTGGCCGGGCTGGAAGGCAAGCCGCTGCGGCATCAGGTGACCGCGTGA
- a CDS encoding metal ABC transporter substrate-binding protein encodes MTTSMRHNLMRHDRSRSLLLVAAVLLFSGCGAEDSSRVAGTDDLANGSESITVVATSYPVFVMASEIVGDECEVVFPAADATSPQAWKTSAKDISVLQSADLILLNGAGYEAWAQQVSLPRSRTVETSAAYESKLKRVQDSVSHQHGPAGENTGGDLLWATWLDPQLATLQLKAIEGALSKVVPDQRAAFAARGQTIADRLAKLDQQIEQLAAATAEKEMVVLSVGSEFEYLTARLGWSVRWLPESVDSARLNETLVDFADAESASKLNILLHTSSLISPLREAAAEHGFRAVEIDQCDQPIAERSVWDRLQGNIERLSHAAGS; translated from the coding sequence ATGACGACTTCGATGCGACACAATTTGATGCGACACGACCGGTCGAGAAGCCTGCTGCTGGTCGCCGCCGTGCTGCTGTTCAGTGGCTGCGGGGCGGAAGATTCGTCCCGCGTTGCTGGTACGGACGATCTGGCCAATGGCAGCGAATCGATCACCGTCGTGGCGACCAGCTACCCTGTGTTCGTTATGGCTTCGGAAATCGTGGGTGATGAGTGCGAAGTTGTTTTTCCTGCCGCCGACGCAACGTCACCTCAGGCATGGAAGACGTCGGCAAAAGACATCAGCGTCCTTCAGTCGGCCGACCTGATTCTGTTAAACGGAGCCGGTTATGAAGCGTGGGCTCAGCAGGTCAGCCTGCCGCGTTCAAGAACGGTCGAAACATCTGCCGCGTACGAATCGAAACTAAAGCGTGTGCAGGATTCGGTTTCGCATCAGCATGGTCCAGCCGGAGAAAACACGGGCGGAGACCTGCTGTGGGCCACATGGTTGGACCCACAACTCGCCACTTTGCAGCTAAAGGCAATTGAGGGGGCACTGTCGAAGGTTGTTCCCGATCAACGTGCCGCGTTCGCCGCGCGCGGTCAGACGATTGCCGACCGACTTGCGAAGCTCGACCAGCAGATCGAGCAACTCGCCGCAGCAACAGCCGAAAAAGAAATGGTCGTGTTGAGCGTGGGCTCTGAATTCGAATACCTGACGGCCAGACTGGGCTGGAGCGTTCGCTGGTTGCCGGAGAGTGTCGATTCCGCTCGGCTGAATGAGACATTGGTGGATTTTGCAGATGCCGAGTCAGCTTCCAAACTCAACATCCTTCTGCATACTTCCAGCCTGATTTCGCCGTTACGCGAAGCCGCCGCTGAGCACGGGTTTCGGGCGGTGGAGATTGACCAGTGCGATCAGCCAATCGCCGAGCGGTCCGTGTGGGACAGGTTGCAGGGGAACATTGAGCGACTAAGCCACGCCGCAGGATCGTAG
- a CDS encoding isoprenyl transferase has translation MSRELPYSDAQLEALGLARDRLARHIAIIMDGNGRWAQQRGMPRIEGHRRGVNSVRAVVEECSRLGLEQLTLYCFSSENWKRPKLELSLLMSLLRRYLVEERKRINEQGLRFRVIGRTDELDPAIQKEIRITEESAAENDGMMLCLAVNYGSRMEITDAVRAIAEKVQQGEIHPDEISEQTVASHLMTSGMPDPDLLIRTANQLRISNYLLWQISYSEIWITDCFWPDFREEQLHQALKDFAARDRRFGGLNPSSDQAASNSS, from the coding sequence TTGTCTCGTGAACTGCCGTATTCCGACGCACAACTCGAAGCGCTGGGGCTTGCGCGCGATCGGCTGGCGCGGCATATTGCGATCATCATGGACGGCAATGGGCGGTGGGCTCAACAGCGAGGAATGCCACGCATTGAAGGTCATCGACGCGGTGTGAATTCTGTGCGAGCCGTCGTGGAAGAATGCTCTCGATTGGGGCTCGAGCAACTGACGCTGTACTGCTTTTCCAGTGAAAACTGGAAGCGCCCCAAGCTGGAACTCAGCCTGTTAATGAGTCTGCTGCGGCGTTATCTGGTTGAAGAACGCAAGCGCATCAACGAGCAGGGGTTGCGGTTTCGAGTGATCGGCCGGACCGATGAACTCGACCCTGCCATCCAGAAAGAAATTCGAATCACAGAAGAATCGGCGGCGGAAAACGACGGCATGATGCTGTGCCTGGCCGTCAACTATGGTTCTCGCATGGAAATCACGGACGCCGTTCGAGCGATCGCAGAGAAGGTGCAGCAGGGCGAGATTCATCCGGACGAAATTTCGGAGCAGACGGTGGCCAGTCATCTGATGACCAGCGGCATGCCCGATCCGGACTTGCTGATTCGTACGGCCAACCAACTTCGCATCAGCAACTACCTTTTGTGGCAGATCAGCTATTCTGAAATCTGGATCACCGACTGCTTCTGGCCGGACTTTCGAGAAGAACAGCTGCATCAGGCGCTGAAGGATTTTGCCGCTCGAGACCGGCGGTTTGGTGGGTTGAATCCGTCCAGTGACCAGGCGGCGTCGAATAGCAGCTAG
- a CDS encoding phosphatidate cytidylyltransferase, with the protein MLGWRLTISAILIPTLLLLFRWDASLGKGAPVLLVMALLLTIRGSYEMCHLLQTRNFRPSFEVTAACNVTVLLAAWAHARMTGVPDGRLGLLVSLGLIAAALFASLLVLLLLEACRYRKPGQSMESLSANLLTVVYAGGLLAVLAQFRWFPGEALGYFAIGSVIISVKSGDVMAYTFGRLWGKRKMVPTLSPGKTWMGGMGAIVGSCLGAWLWLSFGGRLFAASPVVTSLECVFAYGATMGVVGLIGDLCESLIKRDCEKKDSAQLLPGFGGLLDLLDSPLFAAPVALAWWALWPPAM; encoded by the coding sequence ATGCTGGGCTGGCGTCTGACGATTTCCGCCATTCTGATCCCAACACTGCTGCTGCTTTTCCGCTGGGATGCAAGCCTTGGCAAGGGAGCACCCGTGTTGCTGGTGATGGCGCTGTTGCTGACGATTCGCGGCAGTTACGAAATGTGCCACCTGCTGCAAACTCGAAATTTCCGACCGTCTTTCGAGGTCACGGCCGCATGCAACGTGACCGTACTTCTGGCGGCGTGGGCGCATGCAAGAATGACGGGCGTGCCGGACGGACGACTCGGTTTGCTGGTGTCTCTGGGACTAATTGCAGCTGCTCTGTTCGCCTCTTTGCTGGTGCTGTTGCTGCTGGAAGCCTGTCGGTACCGCAAGCCCGGCCAATCCATGGAATCACTGTCGGCCAATCTGTTGACCGTCGTCTATGCCGGCGGACTTCTGGCCGTGCTGGCTCAGTTTCGCTGGTTTCCAGGCGAGGCGCTCGGCTATTTCGCCATCGGATCCGTGATCATTTCCGTCAAGAGCGGCGACGTCATGGCCTACACGTTCGGTCGGTTGTGGGGCAAACGAAAAATGGTTCCGACACTCAGCCCCGGAAAAACATGGATGGGCGGTATGGGAGCCATCGTCGGAAGTTGCCTTGGCGCGTGGCTGTGGCTTTCTTTCGGCGGCCGGCTGTTCGCTGCAAGTCCCGTTGTCACGAGCCTTGAATGTGTCTTCGCGTACGGAGCCACCATGGGTGTCGTCGGCCTGATTGGTGACTTGTGCGAATCGCTGATCAAGCGCGATTGCGAAAAGAAGGATTCCGCCCAGTTGCTACCTGGCTTCGGCGGGCTGTTGGACCTGCTCGACAGCCCGCTTTTTGCCGCGCCAGTCGCTCTGGCCTGGTGGGCTTTGTGGCCACCGGCGATGTGA